The following proteins come from a genomic window of Megalops cyprinoides isolate fMegCyp1 chromosome 6, fMegCyp1.pri, whole genome shotgun sequence:
- the rassf5 gene encoding ras association domain-containing protein 5 isoform X3, whose protein sequence is MKLGADGTYTGFIKVHLKLRRPVTVPAEVPSPGGGAGGGAAPDGPEKRTSFYLPADAVKQLHISSSTTVSEVIQGLLKKFMVLDNPRKFALYRQTHRDGQDLFEKLPVGEHPLYLRLVTGPDPEQLTFVLKENETGEVEWHAFSVPELQNFLTILGKEESERVRQVKQRYVAYREKLLQALQAQGQPG, encoded by the exons ATGAAACTG GGCGCGGATGGCACCTACACGGGCTTCATCAAGGTGCACCTGAAGCTGCGGCGGCCTGTGACGGTGCCCGCGGAGGTGCCCTCccccgggggcggggccgggggtGGGGCGGCGCCTGACGGTCCTGAGAAGAGGACCTCCTTCTACCTGCCGGCCGACGCGGTCAAGCAGCtgcacatcagcagcagcaccacGGTCAGCGAGGTCATCCAGGGCCTGCTCAAGAAGTTCATGGTGCTGGACAACCCCCGCAAGTTTGCGCTGTACCGCCAGACGCACCGCGACGGGCAGG ACCTCTTTGAGAAGCTGCCGGTTGGGGAACACCCCCTGTACCTGCGGCTGGTAACGGGCCCGGATCCTGAGCAGCTCACCTTCGTCCTGAAGGAGAACGAGACcggggaggtggag tggCACGCCTTCTCGGTCCCGGAGCTGCAGAACTTCCTGACCATCCTGGGGAAGGAGGAGAGCGAGCGTGTGAGGCAGGTGAAGCAGAGGTACGTGGCGTACCgggagaagctgctgcaggCTCTGCAGGCCCAGGGGCAGCCAGGCTAG
- the rassf5 gene encoding ras association domain-containing protein 5 isoform X2, which produces MTSSNSMSSGYCSLDEESDDFTFFTAKTSFFRRPGVKQGAKNATKEEEEKPKCLSEQDVRIKIEEYNSKVTENGMKLGADGTYTGFIKVHLKLRRPVTVPAEVPSPGGGAGGGAAPDGPEKRTSFYLPADAVKQLHISSSTTVSEVIQGLLKKFMVLDNPRKFALYRQTHRDGQDLFEKLPVGEHPLYLRLVTGPDPEQLTFVLKENETGEVEWHAFSVPELQNFLTILGKEESERVRQVKQRYVAYREKLLQALQAQGQPG; this is translated from the exons ATGACCAGCAGCAACAGCATGAGCAGTGGATACTGCAGCCTGGACGAGGAGAGCGACGACTTCACCTTCTTCACCGCCAAGACCTCCTTCTTCCGCCGGCCGGGGGTAAAGCAAGGGGCCAAG AATGCCActaaagaagaggaagaaaaaccaAAGTGTCTCTCTGAACAGGATGTCAGGATAAAGATAGAGGAGTACAACTCCAAAGTGACCGAAAATGGGATGAAACTG GGCGCGGATGGCACCTACACGGGCTTCATCAAGGTGCACCTGAAGCTGCGGCGGCCTGTGACGGTGCCCGCGGAGGTGCCCTCccccgggggcggggccgggggtGGGGCGGCGCCTGACGGTCCTGAGAAGAGGACCTCCTTCTACCTGCCGGCCGACGCGGTCAAGCAGCtgcacatcagcagcagcaccacGGTCAGCGAGGTCATCCAGGGCCTGCTCAAGAAGTTCATGGTGCTGGACAACCCCCGCAAGTTTGCGCTGTACCGCCAGACGCACCGCGACGGGCAGG ACCTCTTTGAGAAGCTGCCGGTTGGGGAACACCCCCTGTACCTGCGGCTGGTAACGGGCCCGGATCCTGAGCAGCTCACCTTCGTCCTGAAGGAGAACGAGACcggggaggtggag tggCACGCCTTCTCGGTCCCGGAGCTGCAGAACTTCCTGACCATCCTGGGGAAGGAGGAGAGCGAGCGTGTGAGGCAGGTGAAGCAGAGGTACGTGGCGTACCgggagaagctgctgcaggCTCTGCAGGCCCAGGGGCAGCCAGGCTAG